A genomic segment from Glycine soja cultivar W05 chromosome 18, ASM419377v2, whole genome shotgun sequence encodes:
- the LOC114396463 gene encoding oxygen-evolving enhancer protein 2, chloroplastic-like, which produces MASTQCFLHHHALTTPARASTQRLVVSTKPNHIVCKAAQKQVTVQEGEDTTTGLVSRRLALTVLIGAAAVGSKVAPADAAYGEAANVFGKPKTNTDFLSYNGNGFKLSIPSKWNPSKEVEYPGQVLRYEDNFDSTSNVAVMVTATDKKSITDYGSPEEFLSQVDYLLGKQAFFGQTDAEGGFDSNAVATANILESSTPVVDGKQYYSLTVLTRTADGDEGGKHQLITATVKDGKLYICKAQAGDKRWFKGARRFVESTASSFSVA; this is translated from the exons ATGGCCTCGACACAATGCTTTTTGCACCACCACGCCCTCACCACTCCAGCTAGAGCTTCAACACAGCGCCTAGTTGTGAGCACCAAACCAAACCACATTGTTTGCAAGGCAGCACAGAAGCAGGTTACTGTCCAAGAGGGTGAGGACACTACTACTGGCCTTGTCTCTCGCAGGTTGGCCCTCACTGTGCTCATTGGTGCTGCTGCTGTTGGCTCTAAGGTGGCACCTGCTGATGCAGCCTATGGAGAAGCTG ccaATGTGTTTGGAAAACCAAAGACAAACACAGACTTCCTTTCATACAATGGGAATGGATTCAAACTCTCAATTCCCTCAAAGTGGAACCCAAGCAAAGAGGTTGAGTACCCAGGTCAGGTTCTTAGATATGAGGACAATTTTGATTCAACCAGCAATGTTGCTGTCATGGTCACTGCAACTGACAAGAAGTCCATCACTGACTATGGTTCACCTGAGGAATTCCTATCTCAG gTGGATTACTTGCTTGGAAAACAAGCCTTCTTTGGCCAAACTGATGCTGAG GGTGGTTTTGATTCCAATGCTGTGGCAACTGCAAATATCTTGGAGAGTTCAACGCCTGTCGTTGATGGGAAACAGTACTACAGTTTGACTGTGTTGACAAGGACAGCTGATGGAGATGAAGGTGGCAAGCACCAGCTGATTACAGCAACAGTGAAAGATGGCAAACTATACATTTGCAAGGCTCAAGCTGGAGACAAGAGGTGGTTTAAGGGAGCGAGAAGATTTGTGGAGAGCACAGCAAGTTCTTTCAGTGTTGCCTAA